A portion of the Streptomyces platensis genome contains these proteins:
- a CDS encoding TetR/AcrR family transcriptional regulator gives MPTQHRAIQSRQALIRSAAETFLEKGVPAAGMVEISRRARLSKGALYFHFTSKDDLTLAVRDAALEALQELEDTFTRSTQPLTIAVRDFTTALFGRVESDAVLRAGLQLRPETAPGLGIYALEQRWYALFLDKAVTCGTGGPAGPHATDTEPRRTAQLLTSIVVGLLHLGSEDGTWWDHEGIVDLWALLPAAPGRIPAAVPAPAQLPAAG, from the coding sequence GTGCCCACCCAGCATCGCGCCATCCAGAGCCGCCAGGCACTCATCCGCTCGGCCGCAGAGACCTTCCTGGAGAAGGGGGTTCCCGCAGCGGGCATGGTCGAGATCAGCCGGCGGGCCCGGCTGAGCAAGGGAGCGCTCTACTTCCACTTCACGTCGAAGGACGACCTCACGCTCGCGGTACGGGACGCGGCGCTGGAGGCCCTACAGGAGCTCGAGGACACCTTCACCCGCTCGACGCAGCCACTGACCATCGCCGTACGGGACTTCACCACCGCGCTGTTCGGCCGGGTGGAGTCGGACGCGGTGCTCCGCGCCGGCTTGCAGCTGCGGCCGGAGACCGCGCCGGGGCTCGGTATCTACGCCCTGGAGCAGCGCTGGTATGCGCTGTTTCTCGACAAAGCGGTGACCTGTGGGACCGGCGGGCCGGCCGGGCCGCATGCGACGGACACCGAACCGCGGCGTACGGCCCAGCTGTTGACCTCGATCGTGGTCGGTCTGCTGCATCTGGGCAGTGAGGACGGGACGTGGTGGGACCACGAGGGCATCGTCGACCTGTGGGCGCTGCTGCCGGCCGCACCGGGCCGGATCCCGGCCGCCGTCCCGGCTCCGGCGCAGCTTCCGGCGGCCGGCTGA
- a CDS encoding HAD family hydrolase gives MRVATEVGERPVRGVRGAGGETIRAAVFDLDGTLANTLPAISKLLIKVASEQGCSVTARQAAAAIGKPPGPAFGRLLGRPEDDSRVQAAISRYRELFAYEVLCLGPQLLFPGVTAGLSALRAHGVELAVATSKTTRSAEALLDVMGIRDLVGPVIGQDMVRRGKPHPEMVLRAAGRLGVAAWQSAYVGDTVGDMRMAVTARMEPVAVTYGVGTFGELAGVAGTRMCGSFKDVVSVIAAARPRSGVKVGAQPRRR, from the coding sequence ATGCGCGTAGCAACGGAAGTCGGCGAACGTCCCGTAAGAGGTGTACGGGGCGCCGGAGGTGAGACGATCCGGGCCGCCGTCTTCGACCTGGACGGAACCCTCGCCAACACCCTCCCCGCGATCAGCAAACTGCTGATCAAGGTGGCTTCGGAGCAGGGATGTTCGGTGACCGCACGGCAGGCGGCCGCCGCGATCGGCAAGCCTCCCGGCCCCGCCTTCGGCCGGCTGCTGGGCAGGCCTGAGGACGACAGCCGGGTGCAGGCGGCGATCTCCCGCTACCGCGAACTGTTCGCCTACGAAGTGCTGTGCCTGGGGCCGCAGCTGCTCTTCCCGGGCGTGACCGCGGGGCTGTCCGCACTGCGCGCCCACGGGGTCGAGCTGGCCGTCGCCACGTCCAAGACCACCCGCAGCGCGGAGGCGCTGCTCGACGTCATGGGCATCCGCGACCTGGTCGGCCCGGTCATCGGCCAGGACATGGTCCGGCGCGGCAAACCGCACCCGGAGATGGTGCTGCGGGCGGCCGGCCGGCTCGGTGTCGCGGCCTGGCAGAGCGCGTATGTGGGGGACACGGTGGGGGACATGAGGATGGCGGTCACCGCGCGCATGGAGCCGGTCGCGGTGACCTACGGGGTCGGCACGTTCGGCGAGCTCGCCGGGGTCGCCGGCACCCGGATGTGCGGCTCCTTCAAGGACGTGGTCTCCGTGATCGCCGCCGCCCGGCCGCGCTCGGGCGTCAAGGTGGGGGCCCAGCCGCGGCGCCGCTGA
- a CDS encoding PaaX family transcriptional regulator produces MNDPHTQRTPRSLIVTFYGAYGRGEPGAPGGPAAPVPVAALIRLLGALGVDPPSVRSAVSRLKRRELLTPARTATGAAAYGLSDAARQLLDDGDRRIFGRPAARLSDGWVLAVFSVPEEERHKRHLLRSRLARLGFGTAAPGVWIAPAQLYEETRHTLERLQLDPYVDLFTGTHAGFAPTADAVARWWDLDAIAAQHRAFLDAQEPVLQRWSRRRSVPPEAAYRDYLLALDAWRRLPYADPGLPSPLLPEDWPGGRAADVFGRLHAKLRDAGAPYAHEAMTGA; encoded by the coding sequence GTGAACGACCCGCACACGCAGCGCACCCCACGGTCCCTGATCGTCACGTTCTACGGCGCCTACGGACGTGGCGAGCCCGGCGCCCCGGGCGGCCCGGCCGCCCCGGTGCCGGTGGCCGCCCTGATCCGGCTGCTCGGTGCGCTCGGGGTCGATCCGCCGTCGGTGCGCTCCGCGGTCTCCCGGCTCAAGCGGCGGGAGCTGCTGACCCCCGCCCGGACAGCCACCGGCGCCGCCGCGTACGGGCTGTCCGACGCGGCCCGCCAGCTGCTGGACGACGGCGACCGCCGGATCTTCGGCCGGCCGGCCGCGCGGCTGTCCGACGGCTGGGTACTGGCCGTCTTCTCCGTCCCCGAGGAGGAGCGGCACAAGCGCCATCTGCTGCGCTCCCGGCTGGCCCGGCTCGGCTTCGGCACCGCCGCGCCGGGTGTGTGGATCGCCCCCGCACAGCTCTACGAGGAGACCCGGCACACCCTGGAGCGGCTGCAACTGGACCCGTACGTCGACCTGTTCACCGGTACGCACGCCGGCTTCGCCCCCACGGCCGACGCGGTCGCCCGCTGGTGGGACCTGGACGCCATCGCCGCCCAGCACCGCGCCTTCCTCGACGCGCAGGAGCCGGTCCTCCAGCGCTGGTCGCGGCGCCGCTCGGTGCCCCCCGAAGCGGCCTACCGCGACTATCTGCTGGCACTGGACGCCTGGCGCCGGCTGCCGTACGCGGATCCCGGACTGCCCTCTCCCCTCCTGCCTGAGGACTGGCCGGGCGGCCGCGCGGCGGACGTGTTCGGCCGGCTGCACGCCAAACTCCGGGACGCCGGGGCCCCCTACGCGCACGAGGCGATGACCGGGGCGTAG
- a CDS encoding AMP-binding protein produces MELRSSAHTDTFARDRLPPHDQWPHLTDLGYPNRLNCGAELLDGTIARLGADRPAVRDASGPVWTYGQLRAQVDAIAHALTDRLGVRPGNRVLLRGPTTPWLAACWLAVMKAGAVAVTVLAAQRPDELATICAIAQVRFALCEARVVDDLAKAEVPGLRITTFGGDGPDDLRQLARPGGAPYPAVATSADDVALIAFTSGTTGRPKGCMHFHRDVLAIADTFSAQVLRPEPDDVFAGSPPLGFTFGLGGLVIFPLRAGASAFLADWGGPRQLLGDIAAHRISVLFTAPTAYRAMLPELAGHDVSSLRRCVSAGENLPAATWQAWHEATGLRIINGIGATELLHIFIAAADDAIRPGMTGLPVPGFQARVVGPDGAPLPDGAPGLLAVRGPTGCRYLADTRQTEYVRDGWNLTGDTYVREPDGYFRYVARADDMIISAGYNIAGPEVEDALLRHPDVTEAAVVGRPDEDRGQVVVAHVVLRDGVPRADETVAALRAFTKTRIAPYKCPREIVFHTSLPRTPTGKLQRFRLREPDLE; encoded by the coding sequence ATGGAGCTACGGTCCTCGGCCCATACCGACACCTTCGCGCGCGACCGGCTGCCGCCCCACGACCAGTGGCCGCACCTCACCGATCTGGGCTATCCCAACCGGCTGAACTGCGGCGCCGAGCTGCTGGACGGCACCATCGCCCGGCTCGGTGCCGACCGGCCCGCGGTGCGCGACGCGAGCGGCCCGGTCTGGACGTACGGTCAGCTGCGCGCCCAGGTGGACGCCATCGCCCATGCGCTCACCGACCGGCTGGGAGTGCGGCCGGGCAACCGCGTCCTGCTGCGCGGCCCCACCACGCCCTGGCTGGCCGCCTGCTGGCTCGCCGTGATGAAAGCGGGGGCGGTCGCGGTGACGGTGCTGGCCGCCCAGCGCCCCGACGAGCTCGCCACGATCTGTGCGATCGCGCAGGTCCGGTTCGCGCTGTGCGAGGCACGGGTCGTCGACGATCTCGCCAAGGCCGAGGTCCCGGGGCTGCGGATCACCACGTTCGGCGGGGACGGTCCGGACGATCTGCGGCAGCTCGCCCGGCCGGGCGGCGCCCCCTACCCGGCCGTGGCGACCTCCGCCGACGATGTCGCGCTGATCGCCTTCACCTCGGGCACCACCGGGCGCCCCAAGGGCTGTATGCACTTCCACCGCGATGTGCTCGCCATCGCGGACACCTTCTCGGCGCAGGTGCTGCGCCCGGAGCCGGACGATGTGTTCGCCGGCAGTCCGCCGCTCGGTTTCACCTTCGGCCTCGGCGGACTGGTCATCTTCCCGCTGCGGGCGGGCGCGTCGGCCTTTCTCGCCGACTGGGGCGGGCCGAGGCAGCTGCTCGGCGATATCGCGGCACACCGGATCTCGGTGCTGTTCACCGCGCCGACCGCCTATCGCGCGATGCTGCCCGAGCTCGCCGGGCACGATGTGTCCTCGCTGCGCCGGTGCGTGTCGGCCGGGGAGAATCTGCCGGCCGCGACCTGGCAGGCCTGGCACGAGGCGACCGGGCTGCGGATCATCAACGGGATCGGCGCCACCGAGCTGCTGCACATCTTCATCGCGGCCGCCGACGACGCGATCCGCCCCGGGATGACGGGACTGCCGGTCCCCGGCTTCCAGGCGCGGGTGGTGGGCCCGGACGGGGCACCGCTGCCGGACGGCGCGCCGGGGCTGCTGGCGGTTCGCGGGCCGACCGGCTGCCGCTATCTCGCGGACACCCGGCAGACGGAGTACGTACGGGACGGGTGGAACCTCACCGGCGACACCTATGTCCGCGAGCCCGACGGCTACTTCCGCTATGTGGCCCGCGCGGACGACATGATCATCTCGGCCGGGTACAACATCGCGGGCCCCGAGGTGGAGGACGCGCTGCTGCGGCACCCCGATGTGACCGAGGCGGCGGTGGTCGGCCGGCCCGACGAGGACCGCGGACAGGTGGTCGTCGCCCATGTCGTGCTGCGGGACGGCGTCCCCCGGGCCGACGAGACCGTCGCCGCGCTGCGCGCCTTCACCAAGACCCGCATCGCGCCCTACAAATGCCCGCGCGAGATCGTCTTCCACACCTCGCTGCCGCGCACCCCGACCGGCAAGCTCCAGCGTTTCCGGCTGCGGGAACCCGATCTAGAGTGA